One part of the Desulfuromonadaceae bacterium genome encodes these proteins:
- a CDS encoding NAD-dependent deacetylase — MQTDLHDRYARIATALAEASTLIVTAGAGMGVDSGLPDFRGSHGFWNAYPIYEQLGINFIGAANPEHFDRDPAFGWGFYGHRTNLYRATEPHHGFALLKDWSQRFNLDTFVVTSNVDGQFQKAGFTEDTILEVHGSIHHLQCTTPCSSNIWPHNEEIPINSETMRAGHIPACRYCKKTARPNVLMFGDYAWISDRTARQEERFDSFLQRNHNRPTVVVELGAGTAIPTIRFLSERLGEHPDVLVVRINPRESSVAPPHISLPVGALAGLENIHAFLDGRISPQKSLEKTS; from the coding sequence ATGCAAACTGATCTGCACGATCGTTACGCAAGAATCGCAACCGCACTCGCTGAAGCATCCACACTCATTGTTACCGCCGGGGCCGGCATGGGGGTCGATTCCGGGTTGCCTGATTTTCGGGGCAGTCACGGCTTCTGGAACGCCTACCCCATCTATGAACAGCTCGGCATCAACTTTATCGGCGCCGCCAATCCAGAGCATTTCGACCGCGATCCGGCCTTCGGCTGGGGCTTCTACGGTCATCGCACCAATCTTTATCGCGCGACTGAGCCCCATCACGGCTTTGCGCTGCTGAAAGACTGGAGCCAACGTTTCAACCTTGACACCTTTGTTGTCACCTCCAATGTGGACGGACAATTTCAGAAAGCAGGCTTTACCGAGGACACCATCCTCGAAGTCCATGGCTCGATCCACCACCTGCAATGTACCACTCCCTGCTCATCGAATATCTGGCCGCACAATGAAGAGATTCCGATCAATAGCGAAACAATGCGTGCCGGGCACATCCCCGCCTGCCGTTACTGCAAAAAAACGGCCCGTCCAAATGTTTTGATGTTTGGCGATTATGCGTGGATTTCAGACCGAACCGCCCGCCAGGAGGAACGTTTCGACTCTTTTTTGCAACGCAACCACAACCGCCCAACGGTCGTCGTCGAGCTCGGCGCGGGGACGGCTATTCCGACCATTCGCTTCCTCAGTGAACGTCTCGGGGAACACCCCGATGTTCTGGTCGTTCGCATCAACCCGCGTGAATCCTCGGTCGCACCACCGCATATCAGCTTACCGGTCGGAGCGTTGGCGGGGCTGGAAAATATCCATGCTTTTCTTGACGGACGTATTTCTCCCCAAAAATCGCTTGAAAAGACCTCATGA
- the arfB gene encoding aminoacyl-tRNA hydrolase, translating into MLEITPDITLPESEITFKAVRAQGAGGQNVNKVSSAVVLFFDINASSLPAVIKARLLALSDQRITSSGTIIIKAQPSRSQEMNKEDALDRLRALIRDVTVEPKKRRPTRPTNASKARKTDAKVKKGHIKALRGKVRED; encoded by the coding sequence ATGCTTGAAATTACCCCGGACATTACCCTCCCCGAGAGTGAGATTACCTTCAAAGCGGTACGTGCTCAAGGTGCGGGGGGACAGAACGTCAACAAGGTTTCCAGCGCGGTGGTGCTTTTTTTCGACATTAACGCATCATCTTTGCCCGCCGTCATCAAGGCCCGCCTGTTGGCGTTGAGCGACCAGCGCATCACCAGTAGCGGGACGATCATCATCAAGGCCCAACCCAGCCGCAGTCAGGAAATGAACAAGGAAGACGCGCTTGACCGCCTGCGTGCCCTGATTCGCGACGTAACCGTGGAACCAAAAAAACGGCGCCCGACCAGACCGACCAACGCCTCAAAAGCACGTAAAACAGACGCAAAAGTTAAAAAAGGGCACATCAAGGCGTTACGCGGGAAAGTTCGCGAAGATTAG